From Woronichinia naegeliana WA131, the proteins below share one genomic window:
- a CDS encoding transposase, translating into MAKQLIGETFTGYLGSDRYGSYSWVKPELRQLCWSHVLRDFQAMAERTGASQEIGTALLARGYRLFHWWHKVRDGTLSKELFIEAVELLRWGMHQELMSAAAIEIGWREKSPLAKTVRTCRKLLKVEAALWTFVYREGVEPTNNSAQRALRPAVIWRNLSFGSQSQAGSEFVSRMLTVNHSLKLQGRSVLDFLTQSCLAARLGEQPPSLSRAC; encoded by the coding sequence GTGGCCAAACAGTTAATCGGCGAGACATTCACGGGCTACTTAGGCAGTGACCGTTATGGCAGCTACAGTTGGGTGAAGCCAGAATTGCGACAACTATGTTGGTCTCATGTGCTGAGAGACTTTCAGGCGATGGCAGAAAGAACAGGGGCATCACAAGAAATCGGTACAGCATTACTAGCGAGAGGCTATCGCCTGTTTCATTGGTGGCACAAAGTCAGAGACGGCACGCTGTCGAAGGAGTTATTTATCGAAGCAGTAGAATTGCTCAGATGGGGAATGCACCAAGAATTAATGTCGGCGGCGGCTATCGAAATTGGTTGGCGCGAAAAATCGCCCCTCGCGAAAACAGTCCGTACCTGTCGAAAGTTGCTGAAAGTGGAGGCGGCTCTCTGGACGTTTGTCTATAGAGAGGGGGTGGAACCGACGAATAATTCAGCACAACGAGCTTTGCGACCAGCCGTAATTTGGCGTAACCTCAGCTTTGGTTCTCAGTCTCAAGCGGGGAGTGAGTTTGTGTCGAGAATGCTGACAGTCAATCATTCGTTGAAATTACAAGGGCGTTCTGTCTTAGATTTTCTGACGCAATCATGTCTAGCGGCTCGACTAGGGGAGCAGCCTCCTTCTCTAAGTAGGGCTTGCTGA
- a CDS encoding ISKra4 family transposase, translated as MLEIVGPTMGEFFFQKGGKKRSGNKRKIKTLVGEVEISQKQARKLKVSPKIVLSPGLEKCCLRASAKTSYQQAEEDIEELMGIKVGHSSLHRLVERTELPLAQAQSESAGVSIDGGKICLRGEEKEGGQWRDYKLVSLHGNVCEAFFQDPEGLKNWSNVQPLSPIVTFLGDGHPAIWNAVESFATQSWLIRREVLDWYHLKENLFKVGGSLKRLEAVEHLLWRGFVNKAIDAFDGVKSKRAKNFQAYLTKHYQRIPDYQYYQQLGIVIGSGDVESKIKQVGARVKLSGARWHLHNVSRILRLRCAYLNHSPLLSVNVLS; from the coding sequence ATGTTAGAAATTGTGGGGCCAACAATGGGGGAGTTTTTTTTTCAGAAGGGGGGAAAAAAACGGTCTGGAAACAAGCGAAAAATCAAAACCCTAGTCGGAGAAGTGGAAATAAGCCAAAAACAAGCCAGAAAACTAAAGGTGTCGCCAAAAATCGTCTTAAGTCCAGGTTTAGAGAAATGCTGTCTAAGAGCCAGTGCGAAAACATCCTACCAACAAGCAGAAGAAGATATAGAGGAGTTGATGGGGATAAAAGTAGGACATAGCAGTTTACATCGCTTGGTAGAACGGACAGAACTGCCCTTAGCTCAAGCTCAGTCAGAGAGTGCGGGGGTCAGTATAGATGGGGGAAAGATTTGTCTGCGGGGCGAGGAGAAGGAAGGGGGACAGTGGCGAGATTATAAACTGGTGAGTCTTCATGGCAATGTCTGTGAAGCCTTTTTCCAAGACCCAGAGGGCTTAAAGAATTGGAGCAATGTTCAACCTTTGTCCCCAATAGTGACCTTTTTGGGAGATGGTCATCCCGCAATCTGGAATGCGGTAGAGAGTTTCGCCACTCAATCGTGGCTGATACGACGAGAGGTGTTGGATTGGTATCATCTCAAGGAGAATCTGTTCAAAGTGGGTGGCTCTCTCAAACGGCTAGAAGCAGTGGAGCATTTACTGTGGCGGGGTTTTGTGAACAAGGCAATAGATGCGTTTGATGGAGTCAAAAGCAAGAGGGCAAAGAATTTTCAAGCCTATTTGACGAAGCATTATCAGCGTATCCCTGATTACCAATACTATCAACAGCTTGGTATTGTGATTGGTTCTGGTGATGTGGAGTCTAAGATTAAACAGGTGGGAGCTAGGGTTAAATTGTCGGGAGCACGTTGGCATCTTCATAATGTTTCTCGTATTCTTCGGCTACGATGTGCTTATCTCAATCACTCTCCTCTTTTGAGTGTCAATGTATTATCTTAA
- a CDS encoding helix-turn-helix domain-containing protein: MPRLAPTPLHLSELEREQLQHLVNRHSTSQQIVLRAKIILQADAGQNHREIGRALNISRDMARLWRNCWLELSGKPLSVVERLTDHPCQLKGMGSQIC; encoded by the coding sequence ATGCCTAGATTAGCACCAACGCCACTGCACCTAAGCGAACTGGAGCGAGAGCAACTGCAACATTTGGTCAATCGGCACAGTACTTCCCAGCAAATTGTCCTCAGAGCCAAGATTATTCTACAAGCCGATGCTGGACAGAATCATCGAGAGATTGGTCGCGCCCTTAACATCAGTCGAGATATGGCCCGACTATGGCGCAATTGTTGGCTAGAGCTGAGTGGCAAGCCCCTGTCGGTGGTGGAGCGATTAACGGATCATCCGTGTCAACTTAAAGGAATGGGTTCCCAAATTTGTTGA
- a CDS encoding ISKra4 family transposase, with protein MNVEDKQKLDDHLKAIAEIMVRNTQKEDLKSFESIELAVREQMLTVVSPAIGRFFCETATGTKAGRERTVDSIIGKVKITEKQAKKLGLEKNKQVSPYLEKCCLNIVACESFERGEKTIKMTTGMSISKSSQHRLALGYEFQEAQGKGKIESLSIDGGTVRIRTSVGEESIWKNYKAVSLHGQVCAAFFQAQEELIAWTNNQPLARVVTCLGDGHDGIWNLIEKIRDKDERREVLDWYHLVENIHKVKVSKKVKRQIETYLWQGEQDSAIKELNGSKQKEAINFINYMKKHESRMPDYGLYQDLGICIGSGSVESKIKQIGKRIQIAGACWKSENVPQILRLRCAYLNALVST; from the coding sequence ATGAACGTTGAAGATAAGCAAAAATTAGACGACCATCTCAAAGCTATCGCAGAAATCATGGTCAGAAATACGCAAAAAGAAGACTTGAAAAGCTTTGAAAGTATAGAACTAGCAGTACGAGAGCAAATGTTGACGGTCGTAAGTCCAGCTATTGGCCGTTTTTTTTGTGAAACAGCAACAGGAACAAAAGCAGGAAGAGAAAGAACAGTGGACAGTATTATCGGAAAAGTAAAAATTACAGAAAAACAGGCGAAAAAGCTAGGGTTAGAAAAAAATAAACAAGTGAGTCCTTATTTAGAAAAATGCTGCTTAAATATTGTAGCCTGTGAGTCATTTGAGAGAGGAGAAAAAACAATCAAGATGACGACGGGAATGTCCATCTCAAAAAGCAGTCAACACCGATTAGCATTAGGGTATGAATTTCAAGAAGCTCAAGGTAAAGGGAAAATAGAAAGTCTAAGCATAGATGGCGGAACAGTAAGAATACGAACGAGCGTAGGCGAAGAAAGTATCTGGAAAAATTATAAAGCAGTAAGCTTACATGGTCAGGTATGTGCGGCATTTTTTCAAGCGCAGGAAGAATTAATCGCTTGGACAAATAATCAACCATTAGCGAGAGTAGTAACTTGCTTAGGAGATGGACATGATGGGATTTGGAATCTGATAGAAAAGATAAGGGATAAAGACGAAAGAAGGGAAGTATTGGATTGGTATCACTTGGTGGAAAATATCCATAAAGTGAAAGTTTCAAAAAAGGTAAAGAGGCAAATAGAGACGTACTTATGGCAAGGGGAGCAAGATTCAGCAATTAAAGAATTGAACGGTTCAAAACAAAAGGAAGCAATTAACTTCATCAATTATATGAAGAAACATGAAAGCAGAATGCCAGATTATGGACTCTATCAAGACTTAGGTATCTGCATTGGCTCAGGAAGTGTAGAGTCAAAAATCAAACAAATTGGCAAGAGAATACAAATAGCAGGGGCTTGTTGGAAGTCAGAAAACGTTCCTCAAATATTGAGATTACGCTGTGCTTATCTCAATGCATTGGTGTCAACTTAA
- a CDS encoding transposase, whose translation MKISKEEKSKLGGKIMMVVEAFTQRPVTLWYTENDKSNDKIWCEELAAKLPENGLILVDMGFFSFVWFDLLTEAKKFFLTRFRAGTSYKTKQVLSQGSHYRDEIIIMGNYRSNPCKHPVRLVSVLWGTIWYQYLTNVLSPEQLSAEEVCDLYRRRWTIEEAFLLTKRLLGRV comes from the coding sequence ATGAAAATAAGTAAAGAAGAAAAGAGTAAATTGGGGGGTAAAATAATGATGGTAGTGGAAGCCTTTACCCAAAGACCCGTTACTTTATGGTACACAGAAAATGATAAATCAAATGATAAAATATGGTGTGAAGAATTGGCAGCTAAATTACCAGAAAATGGTTTAATTCTCGTAGATATGGGATTTTTTAGCTTTGTGTGGTTTGATTTGTTAACAGAAGCTAAAAAGTTTTTTCTAACCAGATTTAGAGCGGGTACATCTTACAAAACCAAACAAGTATTGTCTCAAGGTAGTCATTACAGAGATGAGATTATCATTATGGGAAATTACCGTTCTAATCCTTGCAAGCATCCGGTGAGATTAGTCTCAGTATTATGGGGAACAATCTGGTATCAGTATTTAACAAATGTGTTGTCTCCCGAACAACTGTCCGCCGAAGAGGTCTGTGATTTATATCGAAGACGATGGACAATCGAAGAAGCCTTTTTATTAACGAAAAGACTTTTAGGACGGGTGTGA